A window from Candidatus Nitrospira neomarina encodes these proteins:
- a CDS encoding DUF167 domain-containing protein, with protein sequence MIEKSKGIEIRIYIQPRASKTEIVGFHGEALKIRVASPPVDGQANAELCRFLAQHVGVPRQYVQLKSGVSSRQKRIFIEGKTLSDVAAALTDSLSLKNSEHS encoded by the coding sequence GTGATAGAAAAATCCAAAGGTATAGAAATTCGAATTTATATTCAGCCACGAGCATCAAAAACGGAGATTGTTGGGTTCCATGGGGAAGCCTTGAAGATTCGCGTAGCGTCTCCGCCGGTAGATGGTCAGGCCAATGCAGAATTGTGTCGATTTTTGGCACAACATGTTGGTGTTCCCCGCCAATATGTGCAGCTGAAATCTGGTGTTAGCTCAAGACAGAAGCGAATCTTTATTGAAGGGAAAACCTTATCCGATGTAGCAGCAGCCCTGACGGACAGTCTTTCCTTGAAAAATTCTGAACATTCATGA
- a CDS encoding energy-coupling factor transporter transmembrane component T family protein, whose amino-acid sequence MIVSLYLSRNSWMHWLDGRTKVLTVLGVFGLALCFSDPFYLLVLFGFVMSGLALSGAWANVRKMWMLTVLLFVYSVALWPFFVEGVTPVPLLHGLGVTWEGIMVGLGMGLRLLIMLWAGIWLLSTMSVEELAQASQQLGLPSRAGFVFSLAFRWVGMLLGAGAGVVQAQRSRGLDVSTGGILQRIRKYVPLVIPLIGHALRQTNLLAMSLESKGFHPLATRHFYSTGKLGLQDYAVMSVMLILVVVGIWLRWQGIGTLDVRF is encoded by the coding sequence ATGATTGTTTCCTTGTATCTTTCCCGGAATTCGTGGATGCACTGGTTAGATGGACGCACCAAAGTTCTAACGGTGCTTGGGGTGTTTGGGCTAGCCCTCTGTTTTTCGGATCCGTTCTACTTGCTGGTACTCTTTGGATTCGTAATGAGCGGGTTAGCCTTGTCTGGCGCGTGGGCCAATGTGAGGAAAATGTGGATGCTGACGGTTCTCCTTTTTGTTTATAGCGTGGCACTCTGGCCTTTCTTTGTCGAAGGTGTGACACCTGTGCCCCTCTTGCATGGGCTTGGAGTGACCTGGGAAGGCATCATGGTTGGCTTAGGCATGGGCTTGCGATTGTTAATTATGCTCTGGGCTGGGATTTGGCTACTTTCGACGATGTCGGTTGAAGAACTCGCGCAGGCCTCTCAGCAATTAGGACTTCCTTCACGGGCAGGGTTTGTCTTTTCCCTCGCATTCCGGTGGGTGGGAATGTTGTTGGGAGCAGGGGCGGGCGTGGTTCAAGCGCAGCGCTCACGCGGATTAGATGTGTCGACGGGCGGAATTCTGCAACGCATTCGTAAGTATGTGCCTCTCGTGATCCCATTGATTGGGCATGCCCTTCGTCAAACAAATCTTCTGGCCATGTCTTTAGAATCCAAAGGGTTCCATCCCTTAGCGACACGGCATTTTTACTCCACGGGAAAATTGGGTCTCCAAGACTATGCGGTTATGAGTGTGATGCTGATTTTGGTCGTTGTAGGCATTTGGTTGCGATGGCAGGGCATTGGAACGCTTGATGTGAGATTTTAA
- a CDS encoding energy-coupling factor transporter ATPase, with translation MSIPQNARDSRRWWADLLAVWRDTRQIVLTAQIAAIYAAILIPFKVGIPIVPGFVELRPANAIPIVASLLFGPAAAWGAGIGNVIGDCFGTLGPASFFGLLGNFIFGYLPYVLWGHLGWVSSGQPPLGKSWRQMMEYGVVCVIASAACAGMIAWGVEWLGLLPFVILAPAIFFNNVVMGLFLGPPLLSFLYPRVQRWRLRYEDIRELDSSPIHPSQTLRSYKSREGEKANDHLDDAMVDCRGLSFQYASGSAPVLRNVSFSLAAGELVVLLGRSGSGKSTICYACNGLIPHMIPGVFSGTFRVKGCRTVDDPVWKQAGRVGLVFQDFDTQLVATTVEGELLHPLEYRDPLLSSDEVRRRIVHALSQIGLGDCAHRDPMRMSGGQRQRLVMASVLVQEPALLVLDEPGSDYDPAGRAQLRKVLHNLRQDGITVLMTEHDECYLLLADRVLVLDQEQIVWEGKPEVLLRQPRLMRNYGLRPFALTECFEEWGVEHLPISVEEAWTQAEVLNLRLSPPAAVLDDSLRLGYLPERKSTMALPLIQVDNVSFRYEEQTVLDEVSFTIRPGDFLALLGQNGSGKSTLARLLNGLLMPTHGTIVVDGMDTRTTSMNELARRVGLVFQNPDHQIFADTVWEEVAFSAKNMGCSQDEIVDRVQESLAAVGLPFEGSRNLDPFSLRKGERQRIAVASVLATRPAVLIVDEPTTGLDADETDRMMAMIRRLNQQGHTIVMITHSMGLVAAYARRCLLIHSGRILADGTPREVFADPGLIQSASLEIPAISRFSQRWGQTLLTVEELKASCRPGFP, from the coding sequence ATGTCTATTCCTCAAAATGCTCGCGATTCACGACGATGGTGGGCTGACTTGCTGGCTGTCTGGCGGGATACCAGGCAGATTGTTCTAACGGCTCAGATTGCCGCAATTTATGCGGCGATTCTTATTCCCTTTAAAGTCGGCATTCCGATTGTTCCTGGTTTTGTGGAATTACGCCCGGCGAATGCTATTCCTATTGTCGCATCGCTGTTGTTTGGTCCCGCTGCGGCCTGGGGTGCAGGTATTGGCAATGTCATCGGAGATTGTTTCGGCACCCTGGGGCCTGCAAGTTTTTTTGGATTATTAGGCAACTTTATTTTTGGGTATCTTCCGTACGTATTGTGGGGGCATTTGGGGTGGGTTTCCTCTGGGCAGCCCCCTTTGGGGAAATCCTGGCGACAGATGATGGAATATGGCGTGGTGTGTGTGATTGCGTCAGCTGCTTGTGCCGGAATGATTGCGTGGGGAGTGGAGTGGTTGGGATTGTTACCCTTCGTTATTCTCGCTCCAGCGATCTTTTTTAATAATGTGGTAATGGGCTTGTTCCTCGGTCCTCCATTATTGAGTTTTCTCTATCCGAGGGTGCAACGGTGGCGATTACGATATGAAGATATTCGAGAATTAGATTCTTCCCCTATTCATCCTTCCCAAACTCTGCGGTCATATAAATCGAGGGAGGGCGAGAAGGCCAATGATCATCTCGACGACGCTATGGTGGACTGTCGTGGACTTTCCTTCCAATATGCCTCGGGTTCAGCGCCGGTTCTCCGGAATGTTTCCTTTTCCCTGGCTGCTGGGGAACTCGTCGTTCTGTTAGGCAGGAGTGGAAGTGGCAAATCCACAATATGCTATGCCTGTAATGGTCTTATTCCTCATATGATCCCTGGGGTTTTCTCCGGAACATTCCGGGTGAAGGGATGTAGAACCGTGGATGATCCCGTGTGGAAACAGGCCGGACGAGTCGGCTTGGTGTTTCAAGATTTTGATACGCAACTTGTAGCGACGACTGTTGAGGGGGAACTGCTGCATCCATTGGAATACCGTGATCCCCTGCTTTCTTCGGACGAGGTCCGACGGCGGATCGTTCATGCCCTCAGTCAAATCGGATTGGGCGATTGTGCCCACCGTGATCCCATGAGAATGTCCGGTGGCCAGAGGCAGCGGCTGGTGATGGCTTCTGTGCTCGTGCAGGAACCGGCGCTATTGGTCTTAGATGAACCCGGTTCAGATTACGATCCGGCAGGACGAGCACAATTGCGTAAGGTTTTACATAATCTTCGACAAGACGGGATTACTGTGCTTATGACGGAGCATGATGAGTGCTATCTTTTGCTAGCGGATCGGGTTCTGGTTTTAGATCAGGAGCAAATCGTCTGGGAGGGAAAACCTGAAGTCTTGTTGCGACAGCCTCGGTTGATGCGAAATTATGGTCTTCGACCCTTCGCCCTAACAGAATGTTTTGAAGAATGGGGCGTGGAACACTTGCCAATTTCGGTCGAGGAAGCCTGGACCCAGGCTGAGGTATTGAATCTTCGTCTGTCTCCTCCGGCGGCGGTCCTGGATGACTCGCTTCGTTTGGGTTACCTGCCGGAGAGAAAATCAACCATGGCTTTGCCCTTGATTCAGGTTGACAATGTTTCTTTCCGGTATGAAGAGCAGACGGTCCTGGATGAGGTGTCATTTACCATCCGTCCAGGAGATTTTCTGGCTTTGCTGGGTCAGAATGGATCCGGGAAAAGTACGCTTGCACGATTACTCAATGGCCTCTTGATGCCGACCCACGGCACCATCGTTGTGGACGGTATGGATACCCGCACCACATCGATGAATGAATTGGCGAGGCGCGTCGGATTAGTCTTTCAGAATCCTGATCATCAAATTTTCGCGGATACCGTCTGGGAAGAAGTTGCCTTCAGCGCGAAGAATATGGGTTGCTCTCAGGATGAGATTGTCGATCGGGTGCAAGAATCGCTGGCTGCTGTGGGTTTGCCCTTTGAGGGAAGTCGAAACTTAGATCCGTTTTCCCTAAGAAAAGGAGAGCGACAGCGGATTGCGGTCGCATCCGTGTTGGCTACCAGACCGGCTGTGTTGATTGTTGATGAGCCGACGACAGGGCTTGATGCTGATGAAACTGACCGGATGATGGCCATGATTCGTCGATTGAACCAACAGGGGCATACGATTGTGATGATCACACATTCGATGGGGCTTGTTGCCGCCTATGCCCGGCGCTGTTTGTTAATTCACAGCGGGAGAATTCTTGCTGATGGGACCCCCCGTGAAGTTTTTGCTGATCCGGGCTTGATCCAATCAGCATCATTAGAGATTCCGGCCATTTCTCGCTTTAGTCAACGATGGGGACAGACCTTGCTAACGGTGGAAGAACTGAAGGCTTCCTGCCGACCAGGTTTTCCATAA
- a CDS encoding bifunctional metallophosphatase/5'-nucleotidase — protein sequence MRQILQSAGYWGHFLLILILWVNSAHATDRLVILHSSEHHGVALPLDQAGEMKIGGLARRGTIVEEVRREGGPVLLVDSGDILIGTALSSWFRGEPDIRAMNLIRYDAMVAGNHDFDYGIDHLRTLVELADFPILCTNLQSERSLLPCRRSFVTRLGNVVVGVLGIVGKSNFPGTFNREVAKELSLVDPIVSLQAEALRLRMEGNVDLIIALTHQDSEEDLKILETVEGVDVLIGGHTEGFDGLYAPGLMEPVETMTRPQSVYVKTHRQGRTIGRLDLTISGGSVVQARSYNIPVTVAVPVEPKVEQLLHEYRQRFARHATQVLGAAAVRLQGDRPVIRTQEANLGNLLADRMRNTLGTDIALINAGQIRRSLEPGPVTLGDVLSVLPFDSALVTLQVTGARLREVLEHSVSQWPNHSGRFFQISGLQVRYQGKAPVGSRVSSIMVGGVPLDISKTYTVATDAFVADGGDGYDMLTHVTPRTDHQIPLRDLLLNALAEGPLYAEADHRMVFMNGNEEK from the coding sequence ATGCGACAGATACTACAAAGCGCAGGGTATTGGGGGCATTTCCTCCTTATCTTGATTCTCTGGGTGAATTCAGCCCACGCGACTGACAGGTTGGTGATTTTACATTCGAGTGAACATCATGGGGTTGCGCTTCCGCTTGATCAAGCCGGAGAGATGAAAATTGGGGGGTTGGCCAGGCGAGGCACAATTGTCGAAGAAGTTCGGCGAGAAGGCGGGCCGGTTTTGTTGGTGGATTCCGGGGATATCCTTATTGGAACGGCTTTGTCTTCCTGGTTTCGCGGTGAACCGGATATTCGGGCCATGAATCTGATCCGCTATGACGCGATGGTGGCTGGAAATCATGATTTTGATTATGGAATAGACCATCTTCGCACATTGGTCGAATTGGCCGATTTCCCAATTTTATGCACGAATCTTCAGTCTGAGCGATCCCTCCTGCCTTGCCGGCGCTCGTTTGTCACCCGCCTGGGGAATGTGGTCGTCGGGGTCTTAGGTATTGTCGGAAAAAGTAATTTTCCTGGTACCTTTAACCGGGAGGTGGCAAAGGAATTATCGTTGGTGGATCCGATTGTCTCTCTTCAAGCGGAGGCCCTGCGGTTACGAATGGAAGGCAATGTTGATCTGATCATTGCCCTCACGCATCAGGATAGTGAAGAAGACTTAAAAATTCTGGAAACCGTTGAGGGGGTGGATGTGCTCATCGGTGGACATACCGAAGGGTTTGACGGATTGTATGCTCCCGGGTTGATGGAGCCCGTTGAAACCATGACCCGACCCCAATCGGTGTATGTGAAGACGCATCGTCAGGGACGAACAATCGGGCGATTAGATCTGACGATTTCAGGCGGATCGGTGGTCCAGGCGCGTTCCTATAATATTCCAGTGACGGTGGCGGTTCCAGTAGAGCCAAAGGTTGAACAACTTTTACATGAATATCGACAGCGGTTTGCCCGGCATGCCACCCAGGTGTTGGGGGCGGCGGCGGTGCGGCTCCAGGGCGATCGACCGGTTATCAGGACCCAAGAAGCCAATCTAGGCAATTTGTTGGCCGATCGTATGCGAAACACGTTGGGCACGGATATCGCTTTGATTAATGCCGGACAGATTCGCCGAAGTCTGGAACCGGGTCCGGTCACACTTGGCGATGTGCTGTCAGTACTGCCCTTTGATTCCGCTCTTGTGACCCTACAGGTGACGGGAGCGAGGCTTCGTGAGGTTTTAGAGCATAGTGTGAGCCAATGGCCGAATCATTCTGGGCGGTTCTTCCAGATTTCCGGTCTCCAGGTCAGGTATCAAGGAAAGGCTCCTGTCGGGTCTCGTGTGAGCAGTATTATGGTTGGAGGTGTGCCGTTGGATATTTCCAAAACCTATACCGTGGCGACGGACGCATTTGTGGCTGACGGCGGGGATGGCTATGACATGTTGACACATGTCACACCCCGAACGGATCATCAAATCCCGCTGAGGGATTTGTTGCTGAATGCCTTAGCTGAAGGTCCGCTCTATGCGGAGGCTGATCATCGTATGGTATTCATGAACGGGAACGAAGAAAAATGA
- a CDS encoding SUMF1/EgtB/PvdO family nonheme iron enzyme, whose protein sequence is MSQSPQLQRELDSARSRTDKLFSFMRAEAMYERPIPERNRLIFYLGHLEAFDWNQIGRWTLGMPSFHESFDQLFEAGIDPSLGSFPVDQPSDWPTINEVYRYNARAREEVDRLLTSVPEWIVHMVVEHRLMHAETNAYLLHHLDPKHKNPPSDISPVSSFSISDETAKDEMIEVPEGIATLGMKPDEGFGWDNEFAQHEVAVPGFLISRYKVTNQQYLRFVQDGGEPSAFWVKRGDDWYMRTMFQEIPLPKSWPVYVTHRQAQAYANWVGMTLPTEAQFHRAAFGTPAGNERPFSWGDEASMVLQVNVDSQSWDSVPVTSQSYERNGFGVAQMVGNGWEWTSTLFHPFQGFSPLPTYPGYSARFFDQDHYVVKGGGPHTPSRLLRRSFRNWFRQSYPYAHIGFRCVQS, encoded by the coding sequence ATGTCGCAATCGCCACAATTGCAGAGAGAATTGGATTCGGCCAGGTCACGCACTGATAAATTATTTTCGTTTATGCGTGCCGAGGCCATGTATGAGCGTCCCATTCCTGAGCGAAATCGCTTAATTTTTTATTTGGGACATCTTGAGGCCTTTGACTGGAATCAGATTGGTCGGTGGACCTTGGGCATGCCATCATTTCATGAATCATTTGATCAATTATTTGAAGCCGGTATTGATCCTTCTCTTGGAAGCTTTCCCGTTGACCAACCCTCCGATTGGCCAACCATCAATGAGGTGTATCGATACAATGCGCGTGCTCGTGAAGAAGTGGATCGCCTGTTGACCTCTGTTCCAGAATGGATTGTTCATATGGTGGTTGAACATCGTCTGATGCATGCTGAGACCAACGCCTATTTACTGCACCATTTGGATCCGAAGCACAAGAACCCCCCATCCGATATTTCTCCCGTCTCATCTTTTTCAATCTCAGATGAAACGGCCAAGGATGAGATGATAGAAGTCCCGGAAGGGATAGCGACCTTGGGGATGAAACCGGACGAGGGGTTTGGCTGGGACAATGAATTCGCCCAACATGAAGTGGCTGTTCCTGGGTTTTTAATCAGCCGGTATAAAGTGACGAACCAACAATATTTGCGATTTGTGCAGGATGGTGGGGAGCCTTCGGCTTTTTGGGTCAAACGAGGGGATGACTGGTATATGCGAACCATGTTTCAAGAGATCCCTTTACCGAAATCTTGGCCAGTGTATGTGACGCATCGACAGGCGCAAGCGTATGCAAATTGGGTCGGGATGACCCTCCCGACCGAGGCGCAATTTCATCGCGCAGCCTTTGGCACTCCGGCTGGTAATGAACGGCCTTTCTCCTGGGGTGATGAGGCGTCAATGGTTCTACAGGTAAATGTTGATTCTCAATCGTGGGATTCCGTTCCGGTTACCAGCCAGTCTTATGAACGCAATGGTTTTGGAGTGGCTCAGATGGTGGGGAACGGCTGGGAATGGACATCGACTCTTTTTCACCCCTTTCAAGGTTTTTCACCCCTACCCACTTACCCTGGCTATTCGGCCAGATTTTTTGACCAGGATCATTATGTCGTGAAAGGTGGTGGTCCTCATACCCCGAGCCGGCTCTTGCGCCGGTCATTTCGAAATTGGTTTCGACAAAGTTACCCCTATGCGCATATCGGGTTTCGTTGTGTGCAATCTTAA
- a CDS encoding 4Fe-4S dicluster domain-containing protein, with product MPEVYNWQLGRKMLYPYEERHPKWQFAFVFNINRCLACQTCSMADKSTWLFSKGQEYMWWNNVETKPYGGYPQFYDVKITQLIEQVNPGGQVWNVRVGRKHHAPYGVFEGMTIFDAGAKIGQAAIGYIPTDQEWRFVNIYEDTATSMRAIVEGVDKTGFTKEEPWKMQGSSLPEHETYFFYLQRICNHCTYPGCLAACPRKAIYKRPEDGIVLIDQNRCRGYKKCVEQCPFKKPMYRGTTRVSEKCIACYPRVEGKDPLTGGEPMETRCMAACVGKIRLQGLVKVGDDGLWAEDRWNPLYYTIRVEQVALPLYPQWGTEPNGFYIPPRQAPRGYIRQMFGPGVDNAIEKYLVPSRELLAVLQLWRASQQIIFRYDVIPGPKVFETQIHGRKFEMYNDTVLGFNKSGKEAVRQQVEEPIYIRPAERVNWL from the coding sequence ATGCCTGAAGTGTATAACTGGCAGTTAGGACGAAAGATGCTGTATCCCTATGAGGAGCGGCATCCGAAATGGCAGTTTGCGTTTGTCTTTAACATCAACCGGTGTTTGGCGTGTCAAACCTGCTCGATGGCGGACAAGTCGACGTGGCTGTTCAGCAAAGGGCAGGAATACATGTGGTGGAACAACGTGGAGACGAAGCCGTACGGGGGCTATCCGCAGTTCTACGATGTCAAGATCACGCAGTTGATTGAGCAGGTCAATCCGGGCGGGCAGGTGTGGAACGTGCGGGTGGGCCGCAAACATCATGCGCCGTACGGAGTGTTTGAAGGGATGACGATCTTTGACGCGGGCGCCAAGATCGGGCAGGCGGCCATTGGCTACATCCCGACCGACCAGGAATGGCGGTTTGTGAATATTTATGAAGATACGGCGACCTCGATGCGGGCGATCGTGGAAGGGGTCGATAAGACGGGGTTTACGAAAGAAGAGCCGTGGAAAATGCAAGGCAGCAGCTTGCCGGAGCATGAGACGTACTTCTTCTACCTGCAACGCATCTGTAATCACTGTACGTATCCGGGGTGCCTGGCGGCGTGTCCGCGGAAGGCCATCTACAAGCGGCCGGAAGACGGGATTGTGTTGATCGACCAGAACCGGTGCCGGGGGTACAAGAAGTGTGTGGAGCAATGTCCGTTTAAAAAGCCGATGTACCGGGGCACGACGCGGGTGAGTGAGAAGTGTATTGCGTGCTATCCGCGGGTGGAAGGCAAAGACCCCTTAACGGGGGGTGAGCCGATGGAGACGCGGTGTATGGCGGCGTGCGTGGGCAAAATCCGGCTGCAAGGGTTGGTGAAGGTGGGCGATGACGGGCTCTGGGCGGAAGATCGCTGGAATCCGTTGTACTATACCATCCGGGTGGAACAAGTGGCGTTGCCGTTGTATCCGCAATGGGGCACGGAACCCAACGGGTTTTATATCCCCCCGCGGCAGGCGCCGCGAGGCTACATCCGGCAGATGTTCGGGCCGGGGGTGGATAATGCGATTGAGAAGTATCTGGTGCCGAGCCGGGAGTTGTTGGCGGTGCTGCAGTTGTGGCGGGCGAGCCAACAGATCATCTTCCGGTATGACGTGATTCCGGGGCCGAAAGTGTTTGAAACCCAAATCCATGGGCGGAAGTTTGAGATGTACAACGACACGGTGTTGGGGTTCAACAAATCGGGCAAGGAAGCGGTACGGCAGCAAGTGGAAGAGCCGATTTACATCCGCCCGGCGGAGCGGGTGAACTGGCTGTAA
- a CDS encoding response regulator, which translates to MSKPYVFVVDDDEVIRVNIAKKLSRLHCTVRAFDSGEALMEFIRDHRDEPDVILVDYKMGGMNGVETVRAVRKVSSTPTVIFTAYEGLVDLQAVKQLGRCEVLLKTIDLSVLGSIVNEAMAVRKMRQLNWVDTGGLPT; encoded by the coding sequence GTGAGCAAACCCTATGTATTTGTGGTGGATGATGATGAGGTGATTCGTGTAAACATCGCGAAAAAACTTTCTCGGTTACATTGCACGGTACGTGCCTTTGATTCGGGAGAGGCCTTGATGGAATTTATCAGAGATCATAGGGATGAGCCTGATGTGATCTTGGTGGACTATAAAATGGGTGGGATGAATGGGGTGGAAACCGTGCGGGCAGTGAGAAAGGTTTCATCCACTCCTACTGTAATTTTTACGGCGTATGAAGGCCTGGTGGACTTGCAGGCCGTGAAACAACTCGGGCGCTGCGAAGTCCTGCTCAAAACGATAGATCTGAGTGTGTTAGGTTCTATCGTGAATGAAGCGATGGCTGTAAGAAAGATGCGACAGTTAAATTGGGTTGATACCGGGGGGTTGCCAACCTGA